Proteins from a genomic interval of Rhodococcus rhodochrous:
- a CDS encoding ABC transporter permease translates to MTATGLPRWLFAPAALGLLFVVVPLVSMLLTVDWTTFPSLVTSPASLDALVLSLRTSAAATILCILLGVPLAMVLARSSFRWISVVRGFVLLPLVLPPVVGGIALLYTFGRRGLIGEHLDALGIHIAFTTTAVVLAQTFVALPFLVTSLEGALRSAGSRYEDVAATLGARPTTVFRRITLPLVLPGLVSGSVLAFARALGEFGATLTFAGSLQGVTRTLPLEIYLQRETDPDAAVALSLVLILVAVVIVVAVYSRRKDRPL, encoded by the coding sequence ATGACCGCGACGGGACTGCCCCGGTGGTTGTTCGCCCCCGCGGCACTCGGGTTGCTGTTCGTCGTCGTGCCCCTGGTGTCGATGCTGCTCACCGTCGACTGGACGACCTTCCCCTCGCTCGTGACATCCCCGGCGTCCCTCGACGCGCTCGTCCTGAGCCTGCGCACCTCCGCGGCCGCCACGATCCTGTGCATCCTGCTCGGCGTACCGCTCGCAATGGTGCTGGCACGCAGTAGCTTCCGGTGGATATCGGTGGTCCGCGGGTTCGTCCTGCTGCCACTCGTGCTCCCCCCGGTCGTTGGTGGCATCGCCCTGCTCTACACCTTCGGCCGTCGCGGACTGATCGGAGAGCACCTCGACGCGCTCGGGATCCACATCGCCTTCACCACCACGGCGGTCGTGCTCGCGCAGACCTTCGTCGCACTGCCTTTCCTCGTCACGAGTCTCGAAGGCGCGCTGCGCAGTGCGGGTTCACGCTACGAGGACGTTGCGGCGACACTCGGTGCGCGCCCCACGACGGTCTTCCGGCGCATCACCCTGCCCCTCGTGCTGCCCGGCCTGGTCTCCGGATCGGTACTCGCATTCGCCCGTGCCCTGGGTGAATTCGGCGCGACCCTCACCTTCGCCGGCAGCCTGCAGGGCGTGACGCGCACGCTGCCGCTCGAGATCTACCTGCAGCGGGAAACCGATCCCGACGCGGCCGTCGCGCTGTCGCTCGTGCTGATCCTGGTGGCCGTCGTGATCGTCGTGGCCGTGTACTCGCGGCGGAAGGACCGGCCGCTGTGA
- the modA gene encoding molybdate ABC transporter substrate-binding protein, giving the protein MRRRALAALAAGLTAAALTSCGTGGGGSDVLTVYAAASLRAPFTEIAERFEAANPGVSVEFSFAGSSDLETQLEQGAPADVFASADTRTMDAAVGAGLVAGEPIPFATNTLTIVTEPGNPKDITSFDDLTGDGLSVVVCAPQVPCGAATERLEETTGVELAPVSEESSVTDVLGKVTSGQADAGLVYVTDAMGAGAKVSVVPVPEAAKIVNIYPVAALSNSYDADRADTFVRFVTGTDGRAVLADAGFGAP; this is encoded by the coding sequence ATGAGGCGCCGGGCGCTCGCAGCGCTCGCTGCCGGTCTCACCGCTGCGGCACTGACATCGTGCGGCACCGGCGGTGGCGGCTCGGATGTCCTCACCGTCTATGCGGCGGCCTCGCTTCGGGCGCCGTTCACCGAGATCGCCGAACGATTCGAGGCGGCGAACCCCGGAGTGTCGGTGGAATTCTCGTTCGCCGGTTCGTCCGATCTCGAGACCCAACTCGAGCAGGGTGCACCGGCCGACGTCTTCGCCTCCGCCGATACCCGGACGATGGACGCCGCTGTCGGCGCCGGACTCGTTGCCGGTGAGCCGATCCCGTTCGCGACCAACACGCTCACGATCGTCACCGAACCGGGGAACCCGAAGGACATCACCTCGTTCGACGATCTCACCGGCGACGGTCTCTCGGTGGTCGTGTGCGCACCCCAGGTGCCGTGCGGGGCGGCCACCGAGCGGCTCGAGGAGACCACCGGTGTCGAACTTGCGCCGGTGTCCGAGGAGTCGTCGGTGACCGACGTGCTCGGCAAGGTCACCTCCGGTCAGGCCGACGCCGGTCTGGTCTACGTCACGGACGCGATGGGGGCCGGTGCGAAGGTCTCCGTCGTCCCCGTCCCGGAAGCCGCGAAGATCGTCAACATCTATCCCGTTGCAGCATTGTCGAATTCCTACGATGCCGATCGCGCCGATACCTTCGTGCGCTTCGTCACCGGCACGGACGGTCGTGCCGTCCTGGCCGACGCAGGATTCGGTGCACCATGA
- a CDS encoding bifunctional nitrate reductase/sulfite reductase flavoprotein subunit alpha, with translation MQDEITTVKSTCSYCGVGCGMLLDVAVDPETGDRRVVRTYGDKDHPTNRGRLCTKGATSAEMLAAGGRLDTAWMRSERAAEVAPLPLDEAIAETARRLSDIVAAHGPDAVALYVSGQMSLEAQYVATKLAKGYLRTSHMESNSRLCMAGAATGYKQSLGSDGPPGSYEDFDHADVFFVSGSNMADCHPILFLRMMDRVKAGARLIVVDPRRSATADKADLFLQITPGTDLALLNGLLHLIVENGHVDRVFVEEHTDGWDAMESFLADYPPHVVAEVTGLAEADIRTAAQWIGEAGEWMSCWTMGLNQSTHGTWNTNAICNLHLATGAISRTGSGPFSLTGQPNAMGGREMGYMGPGLPGQRSVLSDDDRAFVEDRWSLPRGTLRTEGGAGTVDMFERMAAGEIKACWIICTNPVASIANRSTVLEALEKAELVIVQDVYRETETASYADVLFPAALWAESEYVTVGSDRTVNLLQQAVDPVGESLPDWEIIARVAQEMGFGDAFDYSSAQEIFEEITGFANPQTGYDLRGMTYDRLREGPVQWPCPPESAETRHPVRYLNDGTSRTPVAREDGSRPRLAFATPDGRARFFPRPHMPAAEMPDDDHPFVLNTGRVQHQWHTLTKTGKVEKLTKLNPGPFVEINPDDAQRLSIVDGDRVEIASRRGRAVLPAVVTDRVLPGNCFAPFHWNDLFGDDLAINAVTNDAVDPASLQPEFKVCAVSVEKVAGAVEPVLESGSVLDRLESALGLETIPVPTFDDIERGYLAGLLAGLRTADITAAPTLPPTAPFPADKRSWVDGLLAGMYAHSAPVPGATPTEAVPDGPAVVVAWASQTGNAESFAASCAQRLRDAGRAVRLTGLNELDVTALTDIDDLVVVTSTFGDGDPPDNGGSFWRSLAADTAPELHGTRYAVLAFGDSSYDDFCGFGRRVDDRLSTLGATRLTERVDCEPGEDERAQSWLDALVPLLGGSTTPVASAAPAPAAPAYTRNSPLVTRITRNIALSGAGSAKDVRQFGFEIFDPAFEYEAGDALGVMPTNGPEAVDEWLQVTALDPETAVELGNRPTVPLREAATRHLDITRVTPELLRFVQKQSGSAELAKLLRPGNKIELQQWLYGRQAMDVIAEYPFKAPWDEWKDLLGRLRPRLYSISSSPKTNPREVQLTVSVVRYEFEGRSRAGVCSSFLADHSKGVDIPIFVQRNEHFRPPAPETDMIMVGPGTGIAPFRGFLHDRREAGHTGRNWLFFGDQRSETDYLYRDEIESMHADGFLTELGLAFSRDQRQKIYVQDRMREHGAQVWKWLQNGAHFYVCGDAGRMAKDVDAALREVVQAHGRLDRDAAAAYVEQMAADKRYVRDVY, from the coding sequence ATGCAGGACGAGATCACCACGGTGAAATCCACCTGCTCCTACTGCGGTGTGGGATGCGGGATGCTCCTCGACGTCGCCGTCGACCCGGAGACGGGCGACCGACGCGTGGTGAGGACATACGGAGACAAGGATCATCCGACCAACAGGGGTCGGTTGTGCACGAAGGGCGCGACGAGTGCCGAGATGCTCGCGGCCGGGGGCCGGCTCGATACGGCGTGGATGCGTTCCGAGCGGGCGGCCGAGGTCGCCCCGCTCCCCCTCGACGAGGCGATCGCCGAGACCGCGCGGCGCCTGAGCGACATCGTCGCGGCCCACGGCCCCGACGCGGTGGCCCTCTACGTCTCGGGACAGATGTCGCTCGAGGCCCAGTACGTCGCGACGAAACTCGCGAAGGGATATCTGCGCACCTCGCACATGGAGTCGAATTCGAGACTGTGCATGGCCGGCGCCGCGACCGGCTACAAGCAGTCGCTCGGCTCCGACGGCCCGCCCGGCTCGTACGAGGACTTCGACCACGCCGACGTCTTCTTCGTGTCGGGTTCCAACATGGCCGACTGCCATCCCATCCTGTTCCTGCGCATGATGGATCGGGTCAAGGCGGGAGCGCGGCTGATCGTCGTCGATCCGCGGCGCAGCGCGACGGCCGACAAGGCCGACCTGTTCCTGCAGATCACTCCGGGCACCGACCTGGCACTGCTCAACGGTCTGCTGCACCTGATCGTCGAGAACGGGCACGTCGACCGCGTCTTCGTCGAGGAGCACACCGACGGCTGGGACGCGATGGAGTCCTTCCTCGCCGACTACCCACCGCATGTCGTCGCCGAGGTCACCGGTCTGGCCGAGGCCGACATCCGCACCGCGGCGCAGTGGATCGGCGAGGCCGGCGAGTGGATGAGCTGCTGGACGATGGGGCTCAACCAGAGCACCCACGGCACGTGGAACACCAACGCGATCTGCAATCTGCACCTCGCGACCGGGGCGATCTCCCGCACCGGCAGCGGGCCGTTCTCCCTCACCGGCCAGCCCAACGCGATGGGTGGCCGTGAGATGGGATACATGGGACCGGGTCTGCCCGGTCAGCGCAGTGTCCTCTCCGACGACGACCGCGCGTTCGTCGAGGATCGCTGGTCGCTGCCGCGCGGCACGCTGCGTACCGAAGGTGGCGCCGGCACCGTCGACATGTTCGAGCGGATGGCCGCCGGAGAGATCAAGGCGTGCTGGATCATCTGCACCAATCCCGTCGCGTCGATCGCGAATCGGTCCACCGTTCTCGAGGCACTCGAGAAGGCCGAGCTGGTGATCGTGCAGGACGTCTACCGCGAGACCGAAACCGCTTCGTACGCAGACGTTCTTTTCCCCGCTGCCCTCTGGGCTGAATCCGAGTACGTCACCGTCGGATCCGACCGCACCGTCAACCTCCTGCAGCAGGCCGTCGACCCCGTCGGCGAGTCGCTGCCCGACTGGGAGATCATCGCGCGGGTCGCGCAGGAGATGGGTTTCGGCGACGCCTTCGACTATTCGAGTGCCCAGGAGATCTTCGAGGAGATCACCGGATTCGCGAATCCGCAGACCGGATACGACCTGCGCGGCATGACCTACGACCGACTGCGCGAAGGTCCGGTGCAGTGGCCGTGCCCGCCGGAGTCGGCCGAGACACGGCACCCCGTCCGCTATCTCAACGACGGGACGAGCCGGACCCCGGTGGCGCGCGAGGACGGTTCCCGTCCGCGACTGGCGTTCGCGACCCCCGACGGCCGCGCCCGCTTCTTCCCGCGCCCGCACATGCCTGCCGCGGAGATGCCGGACGACGACCACCCCTTCGTCCTGAACACCGGACGCGTCCAGCACCAGTGGCACACTCTCACCAAGACCGGGAAGGTCGAGAAACTCACCAAACTGAATCCCGGACCGTTCGTCGAGATCAATCCCGATGATGCGCAGCGACTGTCGATCGTCGACGGCGACCGGGTGGAGATCGCATCGCGGCGCGGCCGGGCCGTGCTGCCGGCCGTCGTCACCGACCGGGTGCTGCCCGGGAACTGCTTCGCGCCCTTCCACTGGAACGACCTCTTCGGCGACGATCTCGCCATCAACGCCGTGACGAACGACGCCGTCGACCCGGCATCCCTGCAGCCCGAATTCAAGGTCTGCGCCGTGTCGGTGGAGAAGGTCGCGGGTGCGGTCGAACCGGTGCTCGAGAGCGGTTCGGTGCTCGACCGCCTCGAGTCCGCGCTGGGACTCGAGACGATTCCCGTACCCACCTTCGACGACATCGAACGCGGTTATCTCGCAGGCCTTCTCGCCGGACTCAGGACGGCGGACATCACTGCCGCGCCGACCCTTCCGCCGACCGCGCCGTTCCCGGCCGACAAGCGGTCATGGGTCGACGGCCTGCTCGCCGGGATGTACGCGCACTCGGCCCCGGTTCCCGGCGCGACGCCCACCGAGGCGGTGCCGGACGGGCCGGCCGTCGTCGTGGCCTGGGCATCGCAGACGGGTAATGCCGAATCCTTCGCGGCGAGTTGCGCACAACGGCTCCGCGATGCCGGTCGGGCCGTGCGACTGACGGGACTGAACGAACTCGACGTCACCGCCCTGACCGACATCGACGACCTCGTGGTCGTCACGAGCACCTTCGGCGACGGCGACCCACCCGACAACGGCGGGTCGTTCTGGCGGTCGCTCGCGGCGGACACCGCACCCGAACTGCACGGAACGCGTTACGCGGTACTGGCTTTCGGTGACTCGAGTTACGACGATTTCTGCGGCTTCGGGCGCCGTGTCGACGACCGTCTGAGCACTCTCGGCGCAACCCGCCTGACCGAACGTGTCGACTGCGAACCCGGAGAGGACGAGCGCGCGCAGAGCTGGCTCGACGCGCTCGTACCGCTGTTGGGAGGCTCGACGACCCCGGTCGCATCGGCCGCGCCGGCCCCCGCGGCCCCCGCCTACACCCGCAACTCGCCGCTCGTCACGCGGATCACCCGCAACATCGCACTGAGCGGCGCGGGTTCGGCGAAGGACGTGCGCCAGTTCGGATTCGAGATCTTCGATCCCGCATTCGAATACGAGGCCGGCGACGCCCTCGGGGTGATGCCGACGAACGGCCCGGAGGCCGTCGACGAATGGTTGCAGGTCACCGCTCTCGACCCGGAGACCGCCGTCGAACTCGGCAACCGTCCCACCGTGCCGCTGCGCGAGGCCGCGACCCGGCACCTCGACATCACCCGGGTGACACCGGAACTGCTCCGGTTCGTGCAGAAGCAGAGCGGCAGTGCCGAACTCGCGAAGCTGCTGCGACCGGGAAACAAGATCGAGCTGCAGCAGTGGCTGTACGGGCGGCAGGCGATGGACGTCATCGCCGAGTACCCGTTCAAGGCGCCCTGGGACGAATGGAAGGATCTCCTCGGCCGTCTGCGTCCGCGTCTGTACTCGATCTCGTCGAGCCCGAAGACGAACCCGCGCGAGGTGCAGCTGACGGTGTCGGTGGTGCGCTACGAATTCGAGGGTCGCTCCCGGGCGGGTGTGTGCTCGTCGTTCCTCGCCGATCACAGCAAGGGCGTGGACATCCCGATCTTCGTGCAGCGCAACGAGCACTTCCGGCCACCGGCACCCGAGACCGACATGATCATGGTCGGCCCCGGTACGGGCATCGCACCGTTCCGCGGTTTTCTCCACGACCGTCGCGAGGCCGGGCACACGGGCCGCAACTGGTTGTTCTTCGGCGACCAGCGATCCGAGACCGACTATCTCTACCGCGACGAGATCGAGTCGATGCACGCCGACGGCTTCCTCACCGAACTGGGACTGGCCTTCTCGCGCGACCAGCGGCAGAAGATCTACGTGCAGGACCGGATGCGCGAGCACGGCGCACAGGTGTGGAAGTGGCTGCAGAACGGTGCCCATTTCTACGTGTGCGGCGACGCCGGACGTATGGCGAAGGACGTCGATGCAGCCCTGCGCGAGGTGGTGCAGGCGCACGGACGGCTCGACCGCGACGCCGCCGCGGCGTACGTCGAGCAGATGGCCGCCGACAAGCGATACGTTCGCGACGTCTACTGA
- a CDS encoding CCA tRNA nucleotidyltransferase encodes MNSPTADTDRRTRLLAGAEATLRDLSDILAPLGARFAEAGHELYLVGGSVRDAVLGRLGTDLDFTTDARPEVVQELLRGFVDHQWDTGIDFGTISAVKGLEQLEITTFRSDAYDRVTRHPIVKYGTSLEDDFVRRDFTVNAMAVRIGPDGAGEFVDPLGGMDSLLAGVLDTPAKPEDSFHDDPLRMLRAARFVSQLGFALTERVHTAIVSMADEILRISAERVQAELDKLILGDYPIEGIDTMVETGLAQRVIPEIPAMKLEIDEHHQHKDVYWHSLTVLKQAIDLEDGDPDLVLRWAALLHDIGKPDTKRNEPQGGVSFHHHEVVGAKLVRKRMRALKYSKQMIEDVSRLVFLHLRFHGYGKGQWTDSAVRRYVHDAGPLLPKLHKLVRADCTTRNKRRAAALQATYDGLEERIERIAAEEDLAKVRPDLDGNAIMELLGIPAGPSVGKAWNFLKELRLDRGPLERDEAEAALLEWWAQQQKA; translated from the coding sequence GTGAACTCCCCCACCGCGGACACCGACCGTCGCACCCGGCTGCTCGCCGGAGCCGAGGCCACTCTGCGCGATCTGTCCGACATCCTCGCCCCGCTGGGGGCGCGATTCGCCGAAGCCGGACACGAGCTGTATCTCGTCGGGGGCAGCGTGCGCGACGCGGTGCTCGGTCGCCTCGGCACCGACCTCGACTTCACCACCGACGCGCGTCCGGAGGTCGTGCAGGAACTGCTGCGCGGATTCGTCGACCACCAGTGGGACACCGGCATCGACTTCGGGACGATCAGTGCGGTGAAGGGACTCGAGCAACTCGAGATCACCACCTTCCGCAGCGACGCCTACGACCGTGTCACGCGTCACCCCATCGTGAAGTACGGCACGAGTCTCGAGGACGATTTCGTGCGCCGCGACTTCACCGTCAACGCGATGGCCGTGCGGATCGGACCGGACGGTGCGGGCGAGTTCGTCGACCCGCTCGGCGGCATGGACTCCCTGCTCGCCGGCGTGCTCGACACCCCGGCCAAGCCCGAGGACTCCTTCCACGACGATCCGCTGCGCATGCTGCGCGCGGCGCGGTTCGTCTCCCAGCTCGGCTTCGCCCTCACCGAGCGCGTACACACCGCGATCGTCTCGATGGCCGACGAGATCCTGCGGATCAGCGCGGAGCGGGTGCAGGCCGAGCTCGACAAGCTGATCCTCGGCGACTATCCGATCGAGGGCATCGACACGATGGTCGAGACCGGTCTCGCGCAGCGGGTGATCCCCGAGATCCCCGCGATGAAGCTCGAGATCGACGAGCACCACCAGCACAAGGACGTGTACTGGCACTCGCTGACCGTCCTGAAGCAGGCCATCGACCTCGAGGACGGCGATCCCGATCTCGTCCTGCGGTGGGCCGCGCTGCTGCACGACATCGGCAAGCCCGACACCAAACGCAACGAGCCGCAGGGCGGCGTCAGCTTCCATCACCACGAGGTGGTCGGGGCGAAGCTCGTGCGCAAGCGCATGCGCGCGCTCAAGTACTCGAAGCAGATGATCGAGGACGTCAGCCGCCTGGTCTTCCTGCACCTGCGCTTCCACGGCTACGGCAAGGGACAGTGGACGGATTCGGCCGTGCGCCGTTACGTGCACGACGCCGGGCCGCTGCTGCCGAAACTCCACAAGCTGGTGCGCGCCGACTGCACGACCCGCAACAAGCGTCGTGCCGCCGCACTGCAGGCCACCTACGACGGTCTCGAGGAACGGATCGAGCGGATCGCCGCCGAGGAGGATCTCGCCAAGGTCCGGCCCGACCTCGACGGCAACGCGATCATGGAACTTCTGGGTATTCCCGCAGGTCCGTCGGTCGGCAAGGCGTGGAACTTCCTCAAGGAACTGCGGCTCGACCGTGGCCCACTCGAGCGCGACGAGGCCGAGGCCGCGCTGCTCGAGTGGTGGGCGCAGCAGCAGAAGGCCTGA
- a CDS encoding sulfate/molybdate ABC transporter ATP-binding protein has protein sequence MSLTVRARVAARDVDVDLEVAQGEIVAVLGPNGAGKSTLLGVVSGLLRPDAGRVELAGRVLTDTATGVAVAPHDRSVVLLAQQALLFPHLTVAGNVEFAPRSAGAGRREARARADRWLREVDAAELADRRPHELSGGQAQRVALARALAAEPHLLLLDEPMAALDVTATPVLRSLLRRVLRDSGRTALLVTHDPLDVLALADRVIVIEAGRIVEDGPVRRVLTRPRSAFAARIAGTNLVTGTVRQEALESAGGLVHGRVHDNCVPGRAAVAVFAPSAVAVYTEAPHGSPRNALRVRIAELEAQGSTVLVWSDTGIAAEITTAALTDLDLHPGDSVWFVVKATEVGIHPAALSA, from the coding sequence GTGAGCCTGACGGTGCGGGCCCGGGTCGCCGCACGCGACGTCGACGTCGATCTCGAGGTCGCGCAGGGTGAGATCGTCGCGGTGCTCGGCCCCAACGGAGCCGGCAAGTCGACGCTGCTGGGTGTGGTGTCCGGTCTGCTGCGCCCCGACGCGGGTCGCGTGGAACTCGCCGGTCGCGTCCTCACCGACACTGCGACGGGCGTCGCCGTGGCTCCGCACGACCGATCGGTGGTGCTGCTCGCCCAGCAGGCGCTGCTCTTCCCGCACCTGACGGTCGCGGGCAACGTCGAGTTCGCACCACGCAGTGCGGGTGCGGGCCGGCGTGAGGCCCGTGCGCGCGCCGACAGGTGGCTGCGGGAGGTCGATGCCGCAGAACTCGCCGATCGTCGTCCGCACGAATTATCGGGTGGACAGGCGCAGCGGGTCGCACTCGCGCGTGCCCTCGCGGCCGAACCGCACCTGCTGCTGCTCGACGAGCCGATGGCCGCGCTCGACGTCACCGCGACACCGGTGCTGCGGTCGTTGCTGCGACGCGTCCTGCGCGACAGCGGGCGCACGGCCCTGCTCGTCACCCACGACCCGCTGGACGTGCTCGCACTCGCAGATCGGGTGATCGTGATCGAGGCCGGTCGGATCGTCGAGGACGGGCCGGTACGCCGGGTGCTGACGCGACCGCGCAGCGCCTTCGCCGCCCGTATCGCGGGGACCAATCTCGTCACCGGAACCGTGCGGCAGGAGGCGCTGGAATCCGCGGGCGGTCTCGTCCACGGCCGGGTCCACGACAACTGCGTCCCGGGCAGGGCCGCCGTCGCCGTCTTCGCGCCGTCGGCGGTCGCCGTCTACACCGAAGCCCCGCACGGGAGCCCGCGCAACGCCCTGCGGGTGAGGATCGCGGAACTCGAGGCGCAGGGGTCGACGGTGCTCGTGTGGTCGGATACGGGTATCGCCGCGGAGATCACGACGGCGGCACTCACCGACCTCGACCTCCATCCGGGCGACTCCGTGTGGTTCGTCGTCAAGGCCACGGAGGTGGGGATCCACCCGGCCGCGCTGAGCGCGTGA
- a CDS encoding NUDIX hydrolase, which produces MSPAERANRNRRSSRRRGAGAKKTAHGASPGSSASPGPRMRTVRETSAGGLVVDGLGGPPEKLCAALIGRTDRRGRLLWSLPKGHIEQGETAEETAMREVREETGVRSSVLAELGSIDYWFVTEGRRVHKTVHHYLLRYLGGELSDADVEVTEVAWVPLRELRTRLAYADERKLADIADQLIAEMDHTRLPDADEPGAPRG; this is translated from the coding sequence GTGTCGCCCGCCGAACGTGCCAACCGTAACCGCCGCAGCTCGCGGCGGCGTGGCGCGGGCGCAAAGAAGACCGCGCACGGCGCTTCGCCCGGATCGTCCGCTTCGCCCGGACCTCGCATGCGGACCGTCCGCGAGACCTCCGCGGGAGGTCTGGTGGTCGACGGACTCGGTGGTCCGCCCGAGAAGCTCTGCGCAGCCCTGATCGGCCGCACCGATCGGCGGGGCCGCCTGCTGTGGTCGTTGCCGAAGGGCCACATCGAGCAGGGTGAGACCGCCGAGGAAACCGCGATGCGCGAGGTCCGCGAGGAGACCGGAGTGCGCAGCTCGGTGCTCGCCGAGCTGGGCAGCATCGACTACTGGTTCGTCACCGAGGGCCGCCGGGTCCACAAGACCGTGCACCACTATCTGCTGCGTTATCTCGGCGGAGAACTCTCCGACGCGGACGTCGAGGTCACCGAGGTGGCGTGGGTGCCGCTGCGCGAACTGCGGACCCGCCTGGCGTACGCCGACGAACGCAAGCTCGCCGACATCGCCGATCAGCTCATCGCCGAGATGGACCACACACGACTCCCCGATGCCGACGAACCGGGGGCCCCACGCGGATGA
- a CDS encoding TOBE domain-containing protein produces MTSLRIRDAASLLGVSDDTVRRWIDQGLLRAGKDSAGRKTVDGRELAEFARAQADAGPDPLGVGSSARNRFVGLVTRVVSDTVMSQVEMQCGPHRIVSLMSTEAVNELGLEPGSVGVAVVKATTVIVETPGAAE; encoded by the coding sequence GTGACCTCGCTCCGGATCCGCGACGCCGCGTCGTTGCTGGGGGTCAGCGACGACACGGTCCGTCGCTGGATCGACCAGGGGCTGCTGCGCGCCGGCAAGGACTCCGCCGGACGCAAGACCGTCGACGGTCGTGAGCTGGCGGAGTTCGCCCGCGCTCAGGCCGATGCCGGTCCCGATCCGCTCGGCGTGGGCAGTTCCGCCCGCAACCGCTTCGTCGGGCTGGTCACGCGCGTCGTCTCCGACACCGTCATGTCGCAGGTGGAGATGCAGTGCGGCCCCCACCGCATCGTCTCGCTCATGAGCACCGAGGCCGTGAACGAACTCGGTCTCGAGCCGGGCAGTGTCGGGGTGGCCGTCGTCAAGGCGACCACCGTCATCGTCGAGACACCCGGAGCGGCCGAATGA